A window of the Parambassis ranga chromosome 17, fParRan2.1, whole genome shotgun sequence genome harbors these coding sequences:
- the LOC114450448 gene encoding occludin, whose translation MYEPQYYDSPPVYSPPYSTTSHSFYPPRSIHTPESHYVPYAYNPPQDPYYAEAKPQHFYRWFSPPGFVKTFQGATAIMCFIIFICVASTLVWDTYGFGMGGFAVGASGGAASGYYGGSYGYGNSYMTPLSAKSAMISMAAINFLVALGFLVGSFSRSPSMRGCRFYLTVFISDIILAVLQGIIDIIFVIGVNPMSQSSQSVLYNPMLMMCQSFQGTPSLSGSVGAGFPGGFPMYNQYLHHYCYMDPEEAVALVLGLLVVLALSFSAYYAYKTRSKIWRHGKANIYWDVLPVRPSEGQDVQDWVNHVGEARSTQQAPTVVVSERAAPDLRAENTVVSHSNRTVSIHSEGDYKSNSFRAGGSPSRAAEPLYQNCRTTVCSSSSSEETRSVRKPPPHYTKTEKRRNREHAAAQVESQYETGYTTGDTGNELDRDHTDYLYRLFPEITSDEQRRKYKKEFDSDLGCYKSLCSEMDDISDQMHKLSRELDTLDESTMKYQGVADEYNRLKDLKRTADYQAKKKQCKELRQKLFHIKRLVKVYDQGLC comes from the exons ATGTATGAGCCTCAGTACTATGACAGTCCTCCAGTGTACAGCCCTCCTTACAGCACCACCTCACACAGCTTCTACCCCCCAAGAAGCATCCATACCCCTGAGAGCCACTATGTCCCCTATGCCTACAACCCCCCTCAGGACCCCTACTATGCAGAGGCGAAGCCTCAACACTTCTACCGCTGGTTCTCTCCTCCTGGATTTGTCAAAACCTTCCAGGGAGCCACGGCCATCATGtgcttcatcatcttcatctgcgTCGCTTCAACCTTGGTGTGGGACACATATGGATTTGGGATGGGGGGTTTTGCTGTAGGGGCTAGTGGAGGTGCCGCATCAGGATATTATGGAGGCAGCTACGGCTACGGCAACTCCTACATGACGCCGCTGTCTGCCAAGTCAGCGATGATTTCTATGGCAGCCATCAACTTCCTGGTGGCTCTGGGGTTCCTGGTAGGCAGTTTCTCACGATCACCGTCCATGAGGGGGTGCAGGTTTTACCTCACTGTGTTCATCAGCGACATCATCCTAGCTGTCCTTCAG GGCATCATCGACATCATCTTTGTGATCGGGGTGAACCCGATGTCTCAGAGCTCACAGAGCGTGCTGTACAACCCCATGCTGATGATGTGCCAGAGCTTCCAGGGCACCCCCAGCCTCAGCGGCAGCGTGGGAGCTGGTTTTCCTGGAGGGTTCCCCATGTACAATCAATACCTGCATCACTACTGCTACATGGACCCCGAGGAG GCGGTGGCGTTGGTGTTGGGCCTGTTGGTGGTGTTGGCCTTGTCCTTTTCTGCTTACTACGCCTACAAGACCCGCAGCAAGATTTGGCGCCACGGAAAAGCTAACATCTACTGGGACGTGCTGCCGGTCAGGCCGTCGGAGGGGCAGGATGTGCAGGACTGG GTGAACCATGTTGGAGAAGCACGCAGCACCCAGCAGGCACCGACTGTCGTTGTGTCGGAGAGAGCAGCACCTGACCTGAGGGCGGAGAACACTGTGGTTTCCCACAGCAACAGAACAGTCAGCATCCACAGTGAGGGAGATTATAAAAGCAACAG CTTCCGAGCAGGCGGCAGTCCGAGCCGTGCTGCCGAGCCTCTATACCAGAACTGCAGGACCAcagtttgcagcagcagctcctcagagGAGACTCGGAGTGTCAGGAAGCCTCCTCCTCATtatacaaagacagaaaaaaggaggaaCCGAGAGCATGCGGCTGCTCAGGTGGAATCACAATATGAAACTGGGTACACCACAGGAGACACTGGCAACGAGCTGGACCGAGACCACACTGATTACCTCTACAG GCTGTTCCCAGAGATAACTTCAGATGAGCAGCGCCGGAAGTACAAGAAGGAGTTTGACTCAGACCTGGGCTGCTATAAGAGCCTCTGTAGTGAGATGGATGACATCAGTGACCAGATGCACAAGCTGAGCCGGGAACTGGACACGTTGGACGAAAGCACCATGAAGTACCAG